The Nitrospira sp. KM1 genome includes a window with the following:
- a CDS encoding response regulator, with protein sequence MPAQEVTVLLIEDETEIRRFLRATLPAHGFRLYESSTGQDGLNQARSRNPDLLLLDLGLPDLDGTEVIRRIREWSAVPILVLSARDQERMKVAALDLGADDYVTKPFGIDELLARMRTALRHTARIADGTGESIFALGDLRIDLGRRQVFVSDKEVHLTPLEYKLLTTLVQHAGKVLTHRQLLKAVWGPLHVEEGHYLRVYMRQLRNKLESNPAHPRYLLTELGVGYRLRTD encoded by the coding sequence GTGCCGGCTCAGGAAGTCACGGTGCTCCTCATTGAAGATGAAACGGAGATTCGACGGTTCCTTCGAGCCACGCTCCCCGCTCACGGCTTTCGGCTGTACGAATCCTCCACCGGTCAGGACGGGTTGAACCAAGCACGTTCGAGAAATCCCGATCTTCTCCTGCTCGACTTGGGACTGCCGGATCTGGACGGAACCGAAGTCATTCGCCGGATCCGCGAATGGAGTGCCGTGCCCATTCTCGTCCTATCGGCGCGTGACCAAGAGCGGATGAAAGTCGCCGCCCTGGATTTAGGTGCCGATGATTATGTGACGAAACCGTTTGGAATCGATGAATTGCTTGCGCGCATGCGAACGGCCCTGCGCCATACCGCCCGCATCGCCGACGGCACCGGAGAATCGATATTTGCGCTGGGTGACCTGCGCATCGACCTCGGGCGGCGCCAGGTCTTCGTTTCGGACAAGGAAGTTCATCTGACTCCCCTCGAATATAAATTGCTGACGACGCTGGTCCAGCACGCGGGCAAAGTATTGACGCATCGCCAACTGCTTAAGGCCGTGTGGGGACCTTTGCATGTCGAGGAAGGGCACTACCTCCGCGTATACATGCGCCAACTACGGAACAAGCTCGAATCCAACCCCGCCCACCCGCGTTATCTGCTTACGGAATTAGGGGTCGGGTACCGGCTGCGAACTGATTGA
- the kdpA gene encoding potassium-transporting ATPase subunit KdpA, with protein MTINGLVQIGLYFVVLLALVKPLGWYMARVYEGQPCGLDRVLGPVERLLYRLCGIHPADEMNWKVYGIVLLLFNAAGLLFLYGSQRLQHLLPLNPAGLGMVAPDLAFNTAASFATNTNWQAYGGETTLSYLTQMLGLTVQNFVSAATGMAILVALIRGLARRSATTIGNFWQDLVRSTLYVLMPLALLFSLLLVSQGVVQTFNPYQTATLMQPAEHAKPILDANGRPVLDEQGQPTTESATATEQVLAVGPAASQIAIKQLGTNGGGFFNVNSAHPFENATPISNFLEVLAILLIPAALCYTFGIMVGDTRQGWGVLAAMTILLIAFVPLGLWAEQSGNPGFTAMHIDQRPGEDQAGGNMEGKEARFGIANSVLWSAATTAASNGSVNAMHDSFTPLGGLVPLFLMQFGEVVFGGAGSGLYGMIVFAIIAVFVAGLMVGRTPEYLGKKIEPYEMKMAALVILIMPMTVLGFTALAVVTASGTSSVLNPGAHGFSEMLYAYTSQGNNNGSAFAGLNVNTPFYNLTGGIAMLISRFWLAIPTLALAGSLAGKKIVPAGPGTLATHTPLFVVLLIGVVIMVGALTFLPALALGPIVEHLLMRGAS; from the coding sequence ATGACGATCAATGGACTCGTTCAAATCGGACTCTATTTTGTCGTGCTGCTGGCGCTGGTCAAGCCGCTGGGGTGGTACATGGCGCGCGTCTACGAAGGCCAACCCTGCGGCTTGGATCGAGTTCTCGGCCCCGTTGAACGGCTTCTGTACCGGCTCTGCGGGATTCATCCGGCCGATGAGATGAATTGGAAGGTCTATGGCATCGTCTTGCTGCTCTTCAATGCGGCCGGTCTCCTGTTTCTCTACGGATCGCAGCGGCTGCAGCACCTGCTGCCCCTCAATCCGGCCGGCCTGGGTATGGTTGCACCGGACCTGGCGTTCAACACGGCCGCCAGCTTCGCGACCAATACCAATTGGCAGGCCTACGGAGGCGAAACCACGCTGAGCTATTTGACGCAGATGCTGGGCCTCACCGTCCAAAATTTTGTGTCGGCTGCCACCGGCATGGCGATTCTGGTCGCGTTAATCAGGGGACTGGCTCGTCGCAGCGCCACGACCATTGGGAATTTCTGGCAAGACCTCGTCCGCAGCACATTGTACGTCCTCATGCCCCTGGCCCTGCTCTTCTCGCTGCTCTTGGTGTCTCAGGGCGTTGTCCAGACCTTCAATCCATACCAAACCGCGACGCTGATGCAGCCGGCCGAGCACGCCAAGCCCATCCTGGACGCGAACGGCCGGCCTGTACTGGATGAACAGGGTCAGCCGACGACCGAGTCTGCGACGGCCACGGAACAGGTCCTGGCGGTCGGCCCGGCCGCCTCTCAGATTGCGATCAAACAACTCGGCACCAACGGCGGCGGATTCTTCAACGTGAATTCCGCCCATCCATTTGAGAACGCCACGCCGATCTCCAATTTCCTCGAGGTCTTGGCCATTCTCCTGATCCCCGCCGCCCTCTGCTACACGTTCGGGATCATGGTCGGGGATACGCGTCAGGGCTGGGGAGTTCTCGCGGCGATGACTATTCTCCTGATCGCCTTCGTTCCCTTGGGACTGTGGGCCGAGCAAAGTGGGAATCCAGGGTTCACGGCGATGCATATTGATCAGCGCCCCGGAGAAGACCAGGCCGGGGGAAACATGGAGGGTAAGGAAGCTCGATTCGGCATTGCGAACTCCGTTCTGTGGTCTGCTGCGACGACCGCCGCTTCAAATGGATCAGTGAATGCCATGCATGATTCCTTTACCCCGCTGGGCGGGCTCGTGCCGCTGTTCCTCATGCAGTTCGGCGAAGTGGTGTTCGGCGGGGCCGGTTCGGGTCTCTACGGCATGATCGTGTTCGCGATCATTGCCGTCTTTGTCGCGGGCCTGATGGTCGGAAGGACTCCCGAGTATCTCGGCAAGAAGATCGAGCCGTACGAGATGAAAATGGCGGCCCTTGTGATTCTGATTATGCCGATGACCGTGTTGGGATTCACAGCCCTCGCCGTGGTCACTGCGTCCGGCACGTCGTCGGTACTCAATCCGGGCGCCCATGGGTTCAGCGAAATGCTGTACGCCTACACCTCGCAAGGCAACAACAATGGAAGCGCGTTCGCCGGTCTGAACGTGAACACGCCGTTCTACAACCTCACCGGCGGCATCGCGATGCTGATCTCACGATTTTGGCTGGCGATTCCGACGCTGGCGCTCGCGGGATCGCTGGCCGGAAAGAAGATCGTCCCCGCCGGACCCGGGACGCTCGCGACGCACACTCCGCTCTTTGTCGTTCTCCTGATCGGGGTCGTGATCATGGTCGGGGCCCTCACGTTCCTGCCCGCATTGGCCCTCGGTCCGATTGTCGAACACCTGTTGATGAGAGGCGCTTCATAG
- a CDS encoding sensor histidine kinase KdpD yields the protein MNPQRPDPDALLRRVHAEEARQSEGKLKVFFGANPGVGKTYAMLEAAHEQRRDGADVIVGVVETHGRAETEALVQGLEILPRRTVEYRTARLQEFDLDAALARRPSLILMDELAHTNAPGLRHAKRWQDVQELLKSGIHVYTTVNVQHLEGLNDVVAQITGVRVRETVPDSVLERADDVELVDLPPDDLLQRLKDGKVYVPEQIQHAIQHFFTKGNLIALRELALRRTAERVDQQMEVYRRDHAVVRTWPAAETIMVCVNMKPRGPRLIRAARQMAADLHAKWIAVYVQIPRHLQLPQEERDRLVHTLRLAEQLGAETVTVTGENVAQELLNYARSRNATKIIVGKPVRSPWKEWMFGSVVSELVHQSGDIDIYVITGEAGEGKPLVRHSLRRTSRMSGYAYASVGVVTTTAVAWLMFPYFAQANLIMMYLIAIIVIAIRCGRGPSVLASVLSVASFDFFFVPPYFTFAVSDAQYLLTFGVMLVVALVISNLAVRIRQQADLARYRERRTGVLYTMSRDLATHRGTGMLCQLSAKHLREVFDAQVAIFLADADKRVQLQRGEQLYFEFDPKESGVAQWVFEHTEAAGLGTDTLPGASALYIPLVGSSGAIGVVAVRPTDPSRLLDPDQWHLLESLVNQVALAIERTRLSEEAQRAHVRAETERMRNAILSSVSHDLRTPLATISGAASTLMDEQRTVDSTVRAELSRSIYREADRLDRLLKNLVEMMRIEAGAGHLHRDWHPLDEIVGSALATLERRMSNHPVHAVLPADLPLVFVDGVLLEQVVINLVENALKYGAPGSPIDLSATVKTGEMIVEIADHGPGIPAGEEARIFDKFYRGTSAREGGVGLGLTICRGIIDAHGGRISADNRPGGGAVFRFTLPISQEQPPVRAEQVEAGS from the coding sequence ATGAACCCTCAACGCCCGGATCCCGATGCTTTGCTCAGGCGAGTGCACGCGGAGGAAGCCCGTCAGTCCGAGGGAAAGCTCAAAGTGTTTTTCGGCGCCAATCCCGGCGTGGGAAAAACATATGCCATGCTGGAAGCCGCCCACGAGCAGCGCCGCGACGGTGCAGACGTCATTGTCGGCGTGGTGGAGACGCACGGGCGGGCCGAGACCGAGGCGTTGGTGCAGGGCCTCGAGATCCTGCCACGGCGCACCGTGGAATACCGCACTGCCCGCCTGCAGGAGTTCGATCTCGACGCAGCCCTTGCCCGCCGTCCCTCCCTGATCTTGATGGATGAGTTGGCGCATACGAACGCGCCGGGGCTGCGCCATGCCAAACGGTGGCAGGACGTACAGGAACTGCTCAAATCCGGCATTCACGTGTACACCACCGTGAACGTGCAGCACCTCGAAGGTTTGAATGACGTAGTGGCTCAGATTACCGGAGTACGCGTTCGAGAGACGGTTCCGGATTCGGTGCTCGAACGGGCTGATGACGTGGAGCTTGTGGACCTGCCGCCCGACGATCTTCTCCAACGGCTCAAAGACGGGAAAGTCTACGTGCCGGAGCAGATCCAGCACGCGATTCAGCATTTCTTCACCAAAGGCAACTTGATTGCGCTTCGTGAGCTGGCCTTGCGCCGCACCGCCGAGCGGGTAGACCAGCAAATGGAGGTCTATCGTCGCGATCATGCGGTGGTGCGAACCTGGCCTGCGGCCGAGACCATCATGGTCTGCGTCAACATGAAGCCGCGCGGCCCGCGCCTCATCAGGGCCGCGCGGCAGATGGCGGCGGATCTGCATGCCAAATGGATTGCCGTGTACGTTCAAATTCCCCGACACCTCCAATTGCCGCAGGAGGAACGGGACCGGCTGGTGCACACCCTGCGATTGGCGGAACAGTTGGGAGCTGAAACCGTGACCGTGACTGGTGAGAACGTGGCGCAGGAACTGTTGAATTACGCCCGAAGCCGGAATGCCACGAAAATCATTGTCGGGAAACCGGTGCGATCCCCCTGGAAGGAATGGATGTTCGGGTCGGTCGTGTCCGAACTCGTTCATCAAAGCGGAGACATCGACATCTATGTCATTACGGGAGAGGCTGGCGAAGGCAAGCCGCTCGTCCGACACAGCCTCAGGCGAACCAGCCGGATGTCAGGCTATGCCTATGCGTCGGTCGGCGTGGTAACCACGACGGCTGTGGCCTGGCTGATGTTTCCGTATTTTGCGCAGGCGAACCTGATCATGATGTATCTCATTGCGATCATCGTCATTGCGATTCGCTGCGGGCGCGGGCCGTCGGTGCTGGCCTCGGTCTTGAGCGTGGCGTCCTTCGATTTTTTCTTCGTCCCCCCCTACTTCACCTTCGCGGTGTCCGACGCCCAGTATCTCCTTACGTTCGGCGTGATGCTCGTGGTGGCGCTGGTCATCAGTAATCTGGCCGTGCGCATCCGCCAGCAGGCCGACCTTGCCCGCTATCGGGAGCGACGGACCGGCGTGCTGTACACGATGAGCCGCGATCTTGCCACCCATCGGGGAACCGGCATGTTGTGCCAGCTTTCAGCGAAGCATCTGCGAGAGGTATTTGACGCTCAAGTGGCGATCTTTCTGGCGGACGCCGACAAACGCGTGCAGTTGCAGCGGGGGGAACAACTGTATTTTGAATTCGATCCCAAGGAGTCGGGTGTCGCTCAATGGGTGTTTGAGCATACCGAGGCGGCCGGATTGGGAACGGATACGCTCCCGGGAGCCAGCGCACTCTACATACCATTGGTTGGATCCTCCGGAGCGATCGGGGTGGTGGCTGTCCGGCCGACCGACCCAAGCCGTCTGTTAGACCCCGATCAATGGCATCTGCTCGAATCGCTGGTGAACCAAGTCGCCTTGGCAATCGAACGAACCCGGCTGTCGGAGGAAGCTCAGCGCGCTCATGTGCGCGCGGAAACGGAACGGATGCGGAACGCCATTCTCAGTTCGGTGTCTCATGATCTTAGAACTCCGCTGGCGACTATCTCAGGGGCTGCCAGCACGCTGATGGACGAACAGCGGACCGTCGACTCAACGGTTCGCGCCGAACTGTCCCGATCGATTTATCGCGAAGCAGACCGCCTGGACCGGCTTCTCAAGAACCTGGTCGAGATGATGCGCATTGAAGCCGGAGCCGGTCACCTGCATAGAGATTGGCATCCTCTGGATGAGATCGTCGGGTCCGCGTTGGCGACGTTGGAAAGACGGATGTCGAACCATCCGGTCCATGCCGTCCTGCCCGCCGATCTGCCTCTTGTGTTCGTCGACGGCGTCTTGCTTGAACAGGTCGTCATCAATCTGGTCGAAAACGCCCTCAAATATGGTGCGCCGGGAAGCCCGATTGACCTGTCGGCAACGGTCAAGACCGGAGAGATGATCGTTGAGATCGCCGATCACGGACCGGGGATTCCGGCAGGCGAAGAAGCCCGTATCTTCGACAAATTCTATCGGGGAACGTCCGCGCGGGAAGGAGGAGTCGGTCTCGGGCTGACCATTTGCCGTGGCATCATCGATGCTCACGGAGGCCGGATCTCGGCCGACAACCGCCCGGGAGGCGGTGCAGTTTTCCGATTCACTCTTCCGATCTCACAAGAGCAGCCGCCGGTCAGAGCCGAGCAGGTTGAAGCCGGATCATGA
- the kdpC gene encoding potassium-transporting ATPase subunit KdpC, which translates to MKEHVLAAVTMLAVLTILTGLIYPLAVTGLAQLLFPEQANGSLIVRDGRVVGSRLIGQFFDKPEYFWGRPSATAPFPYNAAASGGSNLGPTNPALIDAVKARVAALRAADPGNESPIPVDLVTASGSGLDPHISPAAALYQVKRVSRARGLDEGTVSALLNRQTEKRQFGLLGERRVNVLELNLALDALPR; encoded by the coding sequence ATGAAAGAGCATGTACTGGCCGCGGTGACGATGCTCGCCGTCCTGACGATTCTCACCGGTCTGATTTATCCGCTGGCGGTCACGGGACTGGCCCAACTGTTGTTTCCCGAGCAGGCGAACGGGAGCTTGATCGTTCGAGATGGTCGCGTGGTCGGGTCGAGGCTGATCGGGCAGTTTTTCGACAAGCCGGAATATTTCTGGGGCCGTCCTTCGGCCACTGCGCCGTTTCCCTATAATGCCGCCGCCTCCGGCGGATCGAACCTCGGGCCTACCAACCCTGCATTGATCGACGCCGTCAAAGCCAGAGTGGCGGCCTTACGGGCCGCAGATCCAGGCAATGAGTCGCCTATCCCGGTCGATCTGGTAACGGCATCCGGAAGCGGGCTCGATCCCCACATCAGTCCGGCCGCGGCGCTCTATCAAGTGAAGCGTGTGTCCCGAGCGCGAGGCTTGGATGAGGGCACCGTGTCCGCGCTGTTGAACCGGCAGACAGAAAAACGCCAGTTTGGATTGCTGGGAGAACGGCGGGTCAATGTCCTGGAGTTGAATCTGGCGCTGGACGCCTTGCCCCGCTAA
- the kdpF gene encoding K(+)-transporting ATPase subunit F, whose translation MNVMYVLGGILSVGLVGYLMVALLKPEWF comes from the coding sequence ATGAACGTCATGTACGTGCTCGGTGGCATTCTGTCCGTTGGATTGGTGGGCTATCTGATGGTCGCGTTGCTCAAGCCGGAGTGGTTCTGA
- the kdpB gene encoding potassium-transporting ATPase subunit KdpB encodes MTSLAKDHPARSLFEPAIIRQAVFDACRKLDARHQVKNPVMFVVWVGSLVTSLLFVQALVGTGEAPTGFIASVALWLWFTVLFANFAEAMAEGRGKAQADSLRRARQELTAKKLGAVEPGSERQAVWNRQFQRRDTFSVVSANQLRKGDVILVEADDYIPADGEVVEGVASVNESAITGESAPVIRESGGDRSAVTGGTKVLSDWLIIRVTASPGESFLDRMIAMVEGATRQKTPNEIALNILLAALTIIFLLASVTLLPFSLYSVQAMGQGAPVTVTVLVALLVCLIPTTIGALLSAIGIAGMDRMVQANVIAMSGKAVEAAGDVDVLLLDKTGTITLGNRQATAFVPAEGISDRTLADAAQLSSLADETPEGRSIVVLAKEKYGLRARDIHELGATFIPFTAQTRMSGVDLNGREIRKGSVDAIEAYVTAREGHFSQFVRAQVEAIAKQGGTPLVVVESGKVLGIIALQDIVKGGIRERFIELRRMGIKTVMITGDNPQTAAAVAAAAGVDDFLAQATPEAKLKLIRDMQAGGRLVAMTGDGTNDAPALAQADVAVAMNTGTQAAKEAGNLVDLDSNPTKLIEIVEIGKQLLMTRGALTTFSIANDVAKYFAIIPAAFATTYPALSALNVMGLATPQSAVLSAVIFNALVIVGLIPLALRGIAYRPIGAGPLLRRHLLIYGLGGVAVPFAGIKLIDMILVMLHLI; translated from the coding sequence ATGACGAGTCTCGCCAAAGACCACCCCGCTCGATCCTTGTTTGAACCGGCGATCATCCGGCAGGCCGTATTCGATGCCTGCCGCAAGCTAGACGCCCGCCATCAGGTCAAGAATCCGGTCATGTTTGTCGTGTGGGTGGGCAGCCTTGTCACCTCCCTTCTGTTCGTCCAGGCCCTGGTCGGCACCGGAGAAGCGCCGACCGGCTTCATTGCGTCCGTTGCCCTGTGGCTCTGGTTCACGGTGCTGTTTGCCAATTTTGCCGAAGCGATGGCCGAAGGGCGCGGCAAAGCACAAGCCGATTCGCTCCGACGCGCCCGCCAGGAGCTCACCGCCAAAAAACTCGGCGCGGTCGAGCCCGGCAGCGAGCGCCAGGCCGTGTGGAACCGTCAATTCCAACGCCGAGACACGTTCAGCGTGGTCTCCGCGAATCAGCTCAGGAAAGGAGACGTGATCCTCGTCGAGGCCGACGATTACATCCCGGCCGACGGCGAGGTGGTCGAGGGGGTGGCCTCCGTGAATGAAAGCGCGATCACGGGCGAAAGCGCCCCGGTCATTCGAGAGAGCGGCGGCGATCGCAGCGCGGTCACCGGAGGCACGAAGGTGTTGTCGGACTGGCTGATCATTCGCGTGACGGCGAGCCCGGGCGAAAGTTTTCTGGACCGGATGATCGCGATGGTGGAGGGAGCAACACGGCAGAAGACGCCGAACGAGATCGCGCTCAATATCCTGCTGGCCGCGCTCACCATCATTTTCCTGCTGGCGTCGGTCACGTTGCTGCCCTTTTCCCTTTATAGCGTCCAAGCCATGGGACAGGGGGCACCGGTCACCGTCACCGTGCTGGTGGCCCTGCTCGTCTGCCTGATTCCGACGACGATCGGCGCCCTCTTGTCCGCTATCGGCATCGCCGGGATGGATCGGATGGTGCAAGCGAACGTCATCGCGATGTCGGGAAAGGCCGTCGAAGCGGCCGGAGATGTGGACGTGCTCCTGCTGGACAAGACCGGCACCATTACGCTGGGCAACCGCCAGGCGACCGCCTTCGTCCCGGCTGAAGGGATCAGCGACCGGACACTGGCCGATGCGGCACAACTCTCCTCGTTGGCGGACGAGACGCCGGAGGGCCGCAGCATCGTCGTTCTCGCGAAGGAGAAGTATGGACTCCGCGCCCGGGACATTCACGAACTGGGAGCCACCTTCATTCCATTTACCGCGCAGACACGTATGAGCGGGGTCGATTTGAACGGCCGAGAAATCAGAAAAGGATCTGTCGATGCGATCGAAGCCTATGTAACGGCACGGGAAGGACACTTCTCGCAGTTCGTGCGCGCGCAGGTGGAGGCGATTGCCAAGCAAGGGGGCACACCCCTGGTCGTGGTGGAAAGCGGAAAAGTCCTCGGAATCATCGCTCTGCAGGACATCGTAAAGGGAGGGATTCGCGAGCGGTTCATTGAGCTCCGCCGGATGGGCATCAAGACCGTGATGATCACCGGCGATAATCCTCAGACTGCGGCGGCGGTGGCCGCAGCGGCCGGTGTCGACGATTTTCTCGCCCAGGCCACGCCTGAAGCCAAGCTCAAACTCATTCGCGACATGCAGGCAGGCGGCCGGCTCGTCGCCATGACGGGAGACGGCACCAACGATGCCCCGGCGCTGGCGCAAGCCGATGTCGCCGTGGCGATGAACACCGGCACGCAGGCTGCCAAAGAAGCCGGCAATCTCGTCGATCTGGATTCCAACCCGACCAAGCTCATCGAGATTGTGGAAATCGGGAAGCAGTTACTCATGACCCGCGGCGCCTTGACCACGTTCAGCATCGCCAATGACGTTGCGAAGTACTTTGCCATCATACCTGCAGCCTTTGCCACGACCTATCCGGCTTTGAGCGCGCTGAACGTGATGGGGCTGGCGACTCCGCAGAGCGCCGTGCTCTCTGCCGTCATCTTCAATGCGCTGGTCATCGTGGGGCTGATTCCACTGGCCTTGAGAGGGATCGCCTATCGCCCCATCGGCGCCGGCCCGTTGCTGCGGCGTCATCTGCTCATCTATGGATTGGGCGGGGTGGCGGTCCCGTTTGCCGGCATCAAGTTGATCGATATGATCCTGGTCATGCTCCATTTGATCTGA
- a CDS encoding S1/P1 nuclease, whose product MASILLAFLTLVIWTHEVFAWGNLGHEAIADAAQPHLSPDAAKAIAQILGQGTSLAPHALANASTWPDQVRDLQRLGVTASKLAAAEVKEALDFNKAFPDNAEWHFVYMPLGSAHYPDDAQLDDLLSTFTNPNDIVQMLNICVKILETTGDVVPWTKAQALRWLIHLVGDVHQPLHVTAGYYKTAHQHLPNPVLIEHPREASQPGVLGDRGGNELLFNGSENNNLHALWDSCLVKALAGMRACGKTAEPGDVGKLSQLIAHRMTLPASAGYHSSGDYYSWGAHWATDSIKTAHTSKAYVFVRRHGVLQDTHQSEASIRMTIEGPPSRTEYSTSQEPVVAVQLTKAAVRLADLLNHISWKP is encoded by the coding sequence ATGGCTTCGATTCTGCTCGCATTCTTGACGCTTGTCATATGGACGCACGAAGTCTTTGCCTGGGGGAATCTCGGCCACGAAGCCATCGCCGACGCCGCGCAGCCGCATCTCTCCCCTGATGCGGCAAAGGCTATCGCACAAATTCTTGGACAAGGGACCTCCCTCGCCCCGCATGCCTTAGCGAACGCTTCGACCTGGCCGGACCAAGTACGCGACCTCCAGCGGCTCGGCGTGACCGCCTCAAAGCTCGCAGCCGCTGAAGTGAAAGAAGCGCTGGATTTCAACAAGGCCTTCCCCGACAACGCGGAGTGGCATTTCGTATACATGCCTTTGGGAAGCGCGCACTATCCTGATGACGCGCAGCTCGATGATCTCCTTTCCACCTTCACGAATCCCAATGACATTGTTCAGATGCTCAATATTTGCGTCAAGATTCTTGAAACCACCGGCGACGTAGTTCCGTGGACAAAAGCCCAGGCACTTCGATGGCTTATTCATCTGGTCGGTGACGTGCATCAGCCGTTACATGTGACGGCCGGATACTATAAGACCGCACATCAACACCTGCCCAATCCGGTTCTGATCGAACACCCGCGCGAGGCCAGTCAACCGGGCGTGCTCGGCGACCGTGGTGGAAACGAATTGCTCTTCAATGGCTCGGAGAACAATAACCTGCATGCGCTGTGGGACAGCTGCCTCGTCAAAGCCTTGGCCGGGATGCGCGCCTGTGGAAAGACTGCAGAACCCGGAGATGTGGGCAAGCTCTCTCAACTCATTGCCCACCGAATGACGTTGCCCGCTTCGGCGGGCTATCATAGTTCCGGTGACTATTACAGCTGGGGCGCGCACTGGGCGACGGATTCAATCAAGACCGCGCACACCTCGAAGGCATATGTGTTTGTCCGCCGTCATGGGGTTCTGCAGGATACCCACCAGTCGGAAGCATCAATCCGCATGACCATCGAAGGTCCCCCCTCGAGAACGGAGTACAGCACGAGCCAGGAACCGGTGGTGGCTGTGCAGTTGACGAAAGCTGCCGTGCGCTTAGCTGATCTGTTGAATCATATTTCCTGGAAGCCATAG
- a CDS encoding nuclear transport factor 2 family protein translates to MRETFHTLPQITASVARPGGPPPQLMNRHLAMVASLFALTLVQGCTGNGDSPTSQQDARPEVTQEGGLIVTTLNEVANAESQLYSTKDPASILGFYAEDYAGIKDGKPETVKDKHTYLAEVLDRMRLGEPIGISSKFMNITPGVEGTLGWATYEYEYTVRRSGVLQEVSQGQCTAILKKQADTWSIRHEHCSTVRPRAFLLQPRPF, encoded by the coding sequence ATGCGTGAGACGTTCCATACGCTGCCGCAGATCACGGCGAGTGTTGCCAGGCCTGGCGGGCCGCCGCCACAGCTTATGAACCGCCATCTCGCGATGGTTGCCTCTCTCTTCGCCCTGACTCTGGTCCAGGGGTGCACCGGCAACGGCGACAGCCCTACGTCCCAACAAGACGCAAGGCCGGAAGTCACCCAAGAAGGCGGCCTCATCGTCACGACCCTGAACGAAGTCGCGAACGCCGAGTCGCAATTGTACAGCACGAAAGACCCCGCCTCCATTCTCGGTTTCTACGCGGAAGATTATGCAGGAATCAAGGACGGCAAACCCGAAACGGTCAAGGACAAGCACACATACCTTGCAGAGGTGTTGGATCGGATGAGGCTTGGCGAACCCATCGGTATTTCATCCAAGTTCATGAACATCACGCCCGGTGTCGAAGGGACGTTAGGATGGGCCACCTACGAGTATGAATACACCGTCAGAAGGAGCGGCGTGCTTCAGGAAGTTTCACAAGGTCAATGTACGGCCATTCTCAAAAAGCAGGCGGACACATGGTCGATACGACACGAACATTGCTCGACGGTACGTCCCAGGGCCTTCTTGCTGCAACCGAGGCCGTTCTGA